In Melopsittacus undulatus isolate bMelUnd1 chromosome 6, bMelUnd1.mat.Z, whole genome shotgun sequence, the following proteins share a genomic window:
- the CLDN18 gene encoding claudin-18 isoform X1, whose product MSTTICQVTGFIISSLGVAGCMVATAMDMWSTQDLYDNPVTAVFQYQGLWRSCVQQSSGFTECRPYFTILGLPAMFQAVRALMIVGIVLGILGLLVCIFALKCIRIGNMEDTAKANMTLTSGIMFIVAGLCAITGVSVFANMLVTNFWMSTANMYQGMYQNVQNRYTFGSALFVGWVAGGLALVGGIMMCLACRGLIPEESRYKAVSYNASGRNISYRTGPYKVASGYEPETKTKKGAGYEEAARSEDGRRSYPSKYDYV is encoded by the exons ATGTCCACGACCATCTGCCAGGTGACGGGGTTCATCATTTCATCGCTAGGTGTTGCGGGGTGCATGGTGGCCACTGCCATGGATATGTGGAGCACGCAGGACTTGTATGACAATCCGGTCACGGCCGTCTTCCAATATCAGGGACTGTGGAGGAGCTGCgtgcagcagagctcaggcttTACAGAGTGCCGGCCATATTTCACCATTCTTGGGCTGCCAG CAATGTTCCAGGCTGTGAGGGCCCTCATGATCGTGGGTATTGTCCTGGGAATCCTTGGCCTCCTTGTGTGCATTTTTGCTCTGAAATGCATTCGTATTGGCAACATGGAGGATACTGCAAAAGCCAACATGACTCTGACCTCTGGCATCATGTTTATTGTTGCTG GTCTTTGTGCCATCACTGGAGTGTCCGTGTTTGCCAATATGCTGGTCACAAACTTCTGGATGTCCACAGCCAACATGTACCAAGGAATGTATCAGAATGTCCAGAACAG ATATACCTTCGGCTCAGCCCTCTTTGTTGGCTGGGTGGCAGGTGGTCTGGCCCTCGTAGGAGGCATCATGATGTGCCTGGCTTGCAGAGGGCTGATTCCAGAAGAATCCCG CTACAAAGCAGTATCCTACAATGCTTCAGGACGGAATATCTCCTACAGAACAGGGCCGTATAAGGTTGCTTCAGGGTATGAACCCGAAACGAAGACTAAGAAAGGTGCAGGATATGAAGAAGCTGCTCGAAGTGAGGATGGAAGACGCTCGTACCCTTCAAAATATGACTACGTCTAG
- the CLDN18 gene encoding claudin-18 isoform X2, whose amino-acid sequence MSVTICQSMGFVVSALGIGGIIASTCMDQWSTQDLYNNPVTAVFNYQGLWRTCVRESSGFTECRGYFTILGLPAMFQAVRALMIVGIVLGILGLLVCIFALKCIRIGNMEDTAKANMTLTSGIMFIVAGLCAITGVSVFANMLVTNFWMSTANMYQGMYQNVQNRYTFGSALFVGWVAGGLALVGGIMMCLACRGLIPEESRYKAVSYNASGRNISYRTGPYKVASGYEPETKTKKGAGYEEAARSEDGRRSYPSKYDYV is encoded by the exons ATGTCGGTGACAATATGCCAGTCCATGGGTTTTGTGGTGTCTGCTTTAGGAATAGGAGGCATCATAGCATCAACGTGCATGGACCAGTGGAGCACTCAAGACCTGTACAATAACCCAGTGACAGCAGTGTTCAACTACCAGGGCCTCTGGCGTACGTGTGTCCGGGAGAGCTCCGGCTTCACCGAATGCCGTGGCTACTTCACCATCCTGGGGCTACCAG CAATGTTCCAGGCTGTGAGGGCCCTCATGATCGTGGGTATTGTCCTGGGAATCCTTGGCCTCCTTGTGTGCATTTTTGCTCTGAAATGCATTCGTATTGGCAACATGGAGGATACTGCAAAAGCCAACATGACTCTGACCTCTGGCATCATGTTTATTGTTGCTG GTCTTTGTGCCATCACTGGAGTGTCCGTGTTTGCCAATATGCTGGTCACAAACTTCTGGATGTCCACAGCCAACATGTACCAAGGAATGTATCAGAATGTCCAGAACAG ATATACCTTCGGCTCAGCCCTCTTTGTTGGCTGGGTGGCAGGTGGTCTGGCCCTCGTAGGAGGCATCATGATGTGCCTGGCTTGCAGAGGGCTGATTCCAGAAGAATCCCG CTACAAAGCAGTATCCTACAATGCTTCAGGACGGAATATCTCCTACAGAACAGGGCCGTATAAGGTTGCTTCAGGGTATGAACCCGAAACGAAGACTAAGAAAGGTGCAGGATATGAAGAAGCTGCTCGAAGTGAGGATGGAAGACGCTCGTACCCTTCAAAATATGACTACGTCTAG